The proteins below are encoded in one region of Halocatena salina:
- a CDS encoding aldo/keto reductase: MKCAFVGAGSVAEDYAAGLSESPLELTAVCDLDVDRAARLAATTGAVPYADLQELLDNETVPLLVNLTSHGAHAAVTKQCLMDDRHVFSEKPLAFDVEAAQALLETAEQRELALGCAPINHRGGAQRHAESLLGDGRLGTVRLGYVHAHVGRVTEWHDDPGSFLEAGPLYDGAVYPLTLLVAWFGRIERVRIADALDVWPTRTSRSPDRASHVEATIEFATGLVVRLTASLYAPHRSREFNSLELHGDGGSLYLADSGALDTETDTVSVGGSGRTYVAAPCQFTRREQRYLDGPERLAVAIERGRRPTTGGRRGRHIVAVCNAIEAAASSGEPVSVADHPVSSRTPRPPPVRPVADDRSVLDGSERTAGIRLPPIGFGCSRYRDGEYVDRRNSITTALDAGYRLFDSAELYGNEARIGELLAAPGAPDRSGLVLVSKVWNTNHGHVAEACEGSLDALGVESLDCYMIHWPTAWAYQGPLRNLATKPPTEQEAMAFPTDDDGQPETVDVSLTRTWRRMERLHDRGLVRTLGVCNVSVEQLTTIVGSARVLPAVVQIESHPYRPRTELVRACHQRGIRVMAHSPLSAPGLLSDPILTSIAERHGRSPAAVVLAWNVQRSVVPIPASIDRDHIVANLAAARLELTPEDCERIATLEDPEFDRSP; encoded by the coding sequence GTGAAGTGTGCGTTTGTTGGTGCGGGATCGGTCGCAGAGGACTACGCGGCTGGTCTCTCCGAATCACCACTCGAACTGACAGCAGTCTGTGATCTGGATGTTGATCGAGCCGCTCGACTCGCTGCCACCACCGGGGCAGTTCCCTACGCCGATCTCCAGGAGTTGCTCGACAACGAGACTGTGCCACTCCTCGTGAATCTCACGAGCCACGGCGCTCACGCGGCCGTCACGAAGCAGTGTTTAATGGATGATAGACATGTCTTTAGCGAGAAACCCCTCGCGTTCGACGTCGAAGCGGCCCAAGCGCTCCTCGAAACTGCCGAACAGCGCGAACTCGCGCTAGGGTGTGCTCCGATCAACCACAGGGGTGGTGCTCAGCGCCACGCCGAATCGTTACTCGGTGACGGACGTCTCGGAACGGTTCGCCTTGGATACGTTCATGCACACGTCGGTCGGGTGACGGAGTGGCACGACGATCCCGGCTCGTTCCTCGAAGCGGGACCGTTGTACGACGGCGCTGTTTATCCGCTGACGCTTCTCGTCGCGTGGTTCGGCCGCATCGAACGCGTTCGGATCGCAGACGCGCTCGACGTATGGCCCACACGAACGTCACGGTCGCCCGATAGAGCCTCCCACGTGGAGGCGACCATCGAGTTCGCAACCGGGCTGGTGGTTCGGCTCACGGCAAGCCTGTACGCACCCCACCGAAGCCGCGAATTCAATAGCCTCGAACTCCACGGCGACGGCGGCTCGCTCTATCTCGCAGACAGCGGAGCACTCGATACCGAGACTGATACCGTTTCAGTCGGGGGTTCGGGACGAACGTACGTCGCCGCACCCTGTCAGTTCACCCGGCGCGAGCAGCGGTATCTCGACGGTCCCGAGCGGCTCGCAGTCGCCATTGAGCGCGGACGGCGACCGACGACTGGGGGCCGCCGTGGGCGGCATATCGTCGCAGTCTGCAATGCCATCGAAGCAGCCGCATCCTCGGGTGAGCCGGTGTCGGTTGCTGACCATCCCGTCTCGTCTCGAACGCCTCGTCCACCGCCCGTTCGTCCCGTTGCGGACGATAGGTCGGTTCTCGACGGAAGCGAACGCACTGCCGGGATCCGACTGCCACCGATCGGTTTCGGGTGTTCGCGCTATCGGGATGGTGAGTACGTCGACCGACGGAACTCCATCACGACCGCGCTCGATGCAGGCTATCGGCTGTTCGACTCCGCAGAACTGTACGGCAACGAAGCGCGGATCGGCGAGTTGCTCGCTGCCCCCGGCGCGCCCGACCGTAGCGGGCTGGTTCTCGTGAGCAAGGTTTGGAACACGAACCACGGTCACGTGGCGGAAGCCTGTGAAGGAAGTCTCGACGCGCTCGGCGTGGAGTCACTCGACTGTTATATGATTCATTGGCCCACGGCGTGGGCGTATCAAGGTCCATTGCGGAATCTCGCCACGAAACCACCGACCGAACAGGAAGCGATGGCCTTCCCGACCGACGACGATGGGCAGCCGGAGACGGTGGACGTGTCACTGACTCGGACGTGGCGACGAATGGAACGGCTCCACGATCGCGGACTCGTGCGGACGCTCGGGGTCTGTAACGTCTCGGTGGAGCAGTTGACGACCATCGTCGGTTCGGCTCGCGTTCTACCGGCTGTCGTACAGATCGAGTCACACCCCTACCGTCCCCGGACCGAACTCGTTCGGGCGTGTCACCAGCGAGGCATCAGGGTGATGGCCCACTCTCCTCTCTCCGCGCCGGGACTCCTTTCCGATCCGATCCTCACGTCCATCGCCGAGCGACACGGGCGGTCACCTGCGGCAGTCGTGCTCGCGTGGAACGTCCAGCGCAGCGTCGTTCCGATCCCGGCTAGTATCGACCGTGATCACATCGTTGCGAACCTCGCGGCTGCTCGGCTCGAACTCACTCCCGAGGACTGCGAACGGATCGCGACGCTTGAAGATCCGGAGTTCGACCGATCCCCGTGA
- a CDS encoding CDP-alcohol phosphatidyltransferase family protein codes for MTTTTTASLRRDWTVAVVLFAFALLAGAGGVALVTAPPIATQWFVPTTIVGIFELRFLQQHLDTNHPVDTEMGVYDTLGLANAVTLTRGAAFAAVAGFAVVEPTPALAWVPALLYGSGCLLDWADGLTARVLGRTTVLGTKLDMAFDTLGFLVAPVVAVLWGRLPVWYLSLSAARYLFKAGRGLRHRQGKPVEKLPPSAVRRPLAGVQMVFITVALAPVLSPKTVETLAIVVLPPSLLVFLRDYLAVAGYLDRQKEHY; via the coding sequence GTGACGACGACCACTACAGCCAGTCTTCGACGTGATTGGACCGTCGCCGTCGTCCTCTTTGCGTTTGCGCTACTCGCCGGAGCGGGCGGCGTCGCCCTCGTTACGGCACCCCCTATCGCAACGCAGTGGTTCGTTCCTACGACCATCGTCGGGATCTTTGAGCTTCGATTCCTCCAACAGCATCTCGACACGAACCATCCTGTCGATACGGAGATGGGGGTGTACGACACACTCGGGCTCGCAAACGCAGTGACGCTTACCCGCGGTGCGGCCTTTGCGGCTGTTGCTGGATTTGCTGTCGTCGAACCGACACCAGCTCTGGCGTGGGTGCCAGCATTGCTCTACGGCTCGGGCTGTCTGCTCGATTGGGCCGACGGACTCACAGCCCGCGTTCTGGGGCGAACGACGGTGCTCGGCACGAAGCTGGACATGGCGTTTGATACGCTCGGCTTTCTGGTTGCTCCCGTCGTTGCCGTGCTCTGGGGTCGGCTGCCCGTCTGGTATCTGTCGCTTTCGGCCGCGCGGTATCTCTTCAAGGCTGGTCGTGGACTGCGCCACCGACAGGGGAAACCGGTCGAAAAATTACCGCCAAGCGCAGTTCGGCGGCCGCTCGCAGGAGTACAGATGGTGTTCATCACTGTCGCGCTAGCCCCTGTCCTTTCACCCAAGACGGTCGAAACGCTCGCAATCGTCGTCCTTCCGCCGTCTTTGCTCGTGTTCCTGCGGGATTATCTCGCCGTGGCGGGCTACCTCGATCGGCAGAAGGAACATTATTGA
- a CDS encoding zinc-dependent alcohol dehydrogenase, whose translation MNRRSLYFTAPHETELRTTTFDPAADEVVVETRISAINCGTELLVYRGEVPTELPADKTIDALDGDLSFPLRYGYAAVGEIVSTGRAVTDDRIGQHVFAFNPHESRFATQPDTLVSVPDDLTGETMAILPAVETATSLVLDGRPRVGERVVVFGAGVVGLCTIGVLSAFPLERLVAVDPLSDRREHAQKMGADEAIAPNDLSAVTRNEDGMDLVYELSGRPAVLDDAISVAGYDSRVVVGSWYGIKQAPIDLGTNFHRDRITIESSQVSTLSPELRGRWSKSRRVDTALDQLRTLPVASLITHRIPFTDAPSAYRLLDEGSESPLQVLLTYP comes from the coding sequence ATGAATCGGCGGTCGCTCTATTTCACCGCGCCACACGAGACCGAACTTCGGACGACGACGTTCGATCCGGCTGCGGATGAGGTAGTCGTCGAAACGCGCATTTCGGCCATCAACTGCGGCACCGAACTCCTCGTTTATCGCGGAGAGGTCCCTACGGAACTTCCAGCCGATAAGACCATCGATGCACTCGATGGTGATCTCTCGTTTCCTCTCCGGTATGGGTACGCTGCGGTCGGTGAGATCGTCTCGACCGGTCGAGCGGTCACTGACGACCGCATCGGCCAGCACGTCTTCGCGTTCAATCCCCACGAGTCTCGGTTCGCGACACAGCCCGATACCCTCGTTTCGGTACCCGACGACCTGACCGGGGAAACGATGGCAATACTCCCCGCAGTCGAGACGGCGACGTCGCTCGTGCTCGATGGCCGTCCGCGCGTCGGGGAACGGGTCGTCGTCTTCGGTGCAGGCGTCGTCGGACTGTGTACGATCGGGGTGCTTTCCGCGTTTCCCCTAGAGCGACTCGTCGCGGTCGACCCGCTCTCAGATCGACGTGAACACGCCCAGAAAATGGGTGCTGACGAGGCCATCGCGCCCAATGATCTCTCAGCAGTCACGAGAAACGAGGACGGGATGGATCTCGTGTACGAACTCTCCGGTCGACCGGCGGTGCTCGACGACGCGATCTCCGTGGCGGGGTATGATAGCCGTGTCGTCGTCGGATCGTGGTACGGGATCAAGCAAGCACCGATCGATCTCGGAACGAACTTCCACCGCGATCGCATCACCATCGAATCGAGTCAGGTGAGTACACTATCACCCGAGCTTCGTGGCCGCTGGAGCAAATCACGGCGGGTCGACACCGCGCTCGATCAGCTTCGAACGCTTCCGGTCGCGTCGTTGATCACCCACCGCATTCCGTTCACAGACGCACCGTCGGCGTACCGACTGCTCGACGAGGGGAGTGAATCCCCTTTACAAGTGCTTCTGACTTACCCATGA
- a CDS encoding 6-pyruvoyl trahydropterin synthase family protein yields MTNTNHTYELAVTRDFVAQHYLTVPDPGAEGDVHSHRYTVELRFAGPTLDEYGYLVDIDAVNAVLDDLEERYRDAKLNDLPEFEGTNPSVERFARLFGDRVENEIPEPNPTALVVRLWEDDSAWASHHRSLDG; encoded by the coding sequence ATGACGAACACGAACCACACGTACGAACTCGCGGTCACACGAGACTTCGTCGCACAGCACTATCTCACTGTCCCCGACCCGGGGGCTGAGGGTGACGTTCATAGTCACCGATACACCGTCGAACTGCGGTTCGCTGGACCGACGCTCGATGAGTACGGCTACCTCGTCGACATCGACGCCGTGAACGCTGTTCTCGACGATCTTGAAGAACGATACCGGGACGCCAAGCTCAACGATCTTCCCGAGTTCGAGGGAACCAATCCGAGCGTCGAGCGATTTGCCCGGTTGTTCGGTGATCGCGTCGAAAACGAGATCCCCGAGCCGAATCCGACGGCTCTCGTCGTCCGTCTCTGGGAGGACGATTCGGCGTGGGCGAGCCACCACCGCTCTCTCGACGGATGA
- a CDS encoding class I SAM-dependent methyltransferase, with amino-acid sequence MGEPPPLSRRMNHADPQYLDSKQSVDRRALSPRVRERLMAALPDDPRILEAGCGTGTMVARLHDWGVDGGTYRGVDRSPAVLEHARKQRIAEFDAEPIDSGFRIEGLVVRFEQGDALSAFDGENADLLVAASFLDLVPIRVAFDAFEAALGPSSLVYAPLTFDGRTIFQPDHPADGAITAAYHDAIDERPGRDTHAGRHVLDHLRERDGSLLSVASSDWIVRPRDGTYPGEERTFLAAILGFVETAVGDRSEANDWLKTRRRQLEAGTLSYVAHQYDFLYRTPEP; translated from the coding sequence GTGGGCGAGCCACCACCGCTCTCTCGACGGATGAATCACGCCGATCCACAGTATCTCGATTCGAAACAGTCCGTCGATCGTCGGGCACTTTCCCCACGGGTTCGAGAGCGCCTGATGGCTGCTCTTCCGGACGATCCGCGCATCCTCGAGGCCGGGTGTGGGACGGGCACGATGGTCGCTCGACTCCATGACTGGGGCGTCGATGGCGGAACGTACCGCGGTGTCGATCGGTCGCCGGCAGTGCTCGAACACGCCCGCAAACAGCGGATAGCCGAATTCGACGCCGAGCCGATCGACTCGGGATTTCGCATCGAGGGGTTGGTCGTCCGATTCGAACAGGGTGATGCCCTCTCGGCGTTCGACGGCGAGAACGCCGATCTCCTCGTTGCGGCCTCGTTCCTCGATCTCGTCCCGATTCGAGTGGCGTTCGACGCCTTCGAAGCCGCTCTTGGACCGTCCAGCCTCGTGTACGCACCACTCACGTTCGACGGCCGAACGATCTTCCAGCCCGATCACCCAGCCGACGGAGCGATCACGGCGGCGTATCACGACGCCATCGATGAACGACCCGGACGCGACACTCACGCAGGGCGACACGTGCTCGATCATCTCCGCGAGCGCGATGGCAGTCTGCTCTCAGTCGCCTCCTCAGATTGGATCGTCCGACCGCGGGATGGGACGTATCCCGGCGAGGAGCGAACGTTTCTCGCTGCGATCCTCGGCTTCGTCGAGACCGCTGTCGGCGATCGTTCCGAGGCGAACGACTGGCTCAAAACACGACGGCGACAGCTCGAAGCCGGAACGCTGAGCTACGTCGCCCACCAGTATGATTTCCTCTACCGTACGCCCGAACCGTGA
- a CDS encoding metal-dependent hydrolase: MVLTHIAVGMALSLPVAVVAPDLAASTAVGGAIGGAFPDVDLLFGDHRRTLHFPVLYWPPAIALAVVALVVSPITIVAAVVVGAAAVHSASDVLGAGEELRPWERTNPDAVYDHLRGRWLRAQYIVRYDGAPEDLLLTVAFSTPVAVCLDGLPRWIAVLTVILALPYTIVRKRLPNQFEKIL; the protein is encoded by the coding sequence ATGGTCCTTACCCATATCGCCGTCGGGATGGCCCTATCGCTACCCGTAGCGGTCGTCGCGCCCGATCTCGCTGCTAGCACTGCCGTTGGAGGAGCGATCGGGGGAGCCTTCCCCGACGTAGATCTCTTGTTCGGAGACCACCGACGGACGCTTCACTTTCCCGTGTTGTACTGGCCGCCAGCGATCGCGCTCGCTGTGGTCGCGCTGGTGGTGTCACCGATCACGATCGTGGCTGCGGTCGTGGTCGGGGCCGCGGCCGTCCATTCGGCGAGCGACGTGCTCGGCGCGGGTGAGGAACTCCGGCCCTGGGAACGGACGAATCCGGACGCCGTCTACGACCATCTCCGTGGGCGGTGGCTCCGAGCCCAGTACATCGTCCGATACGACGGGGCACCCGAGGACCTCCTGCTCACAGTGGCGTTCTCGACGCCGGTCGCCGTGTGTCTCGATGGGCTGCCACGGTGGATTGCGGTTTTGACGGTCATCCTCGCCCTTCCGTACACGATCGTTCGAAAACGGCTTCCGAACCAGTTCGAGAAGATCCTGTAA
- a CDS encoding DUF7475 family protein has translation MNRSEIDTESLTTAHWIAIGLSIITGVIHLVLGVMSFPGVLPVTFLLAGMGFFVGIGLLLWGYRRSLYVIGVPFVAVQIVLYLWINQRSDPAVSPIEGIDKIAQLLLIGVLVVLYRRDE, from the coding sequence ATGAACCGATCCGAGATCGATACTGAGTCACTCACCACAGCTCATTGGATCGCCATTGGACTCTCGATCATCACCGGTGTAATACATCTAGTGTTAGGTGTGATGTCTTTTCCCGGGGTGTTGCCCGTCACGTTTCTGCTCGCGGGAATGGGCTTTTTCGTGGGGATCGGCCTGCTGTTGTGGGGATACCGCCGTTCGCTCTATGTGATCGGTGTTCCGTTCGTCGCCGTACAGATCGTGTTGTATCTCTGGATCAATCAGCGCTCAGATCCAGCGGTCTCTCCGATCGAGGGTATCGATAAGATCGCTCAGCTCCTTTTGATCGGGGTTCTCGTCGTTCTCTACCGGCGTGACGAGTAG
- a CDS encoding MFS transporter codes for MSFRTYLPDSVVDLFDGQNDAERSTEQASDSRQSVPSRSGDGHPRRARLADSIVFGILGAVFATWAVRIPAVSGSLALSEGDIGIALLGLAFGSIIGLLTSGVIVTHYGGRNVIRVGLGVYSLALVGITVTDGLATLVGVALVFGFGKGVTDVAANAQGVRIERAYPGQIMGSFHALFSGGGLVGAGFGAVATSVGLSVRMHFTLVGVVLLVTGLVASVWLLPKAPDAGTGRTVVLPSRTLIGFCVIGFCALFIEGVGNDWSAVYLETSAGGTATVGALGFAAFSGTMMLGRFLADHAVERANPKRFLRFTAVVAAIGIALTLVARPLITVVGFGVLGLGLAGMMPVALSLAASHDSGLPTEQAIAAVSTAGYGGFAVGPVVIGAIAEATSLRVAFVPALGLTVLLVGVTGLLPTVVRSVSEGETPA; via the coding sequence ATGAGTTTTCGAACGTATCTTCCTGACTCGGTAGTAGATCTGTTCGATGGACAGAACGACGCTGAGCGGTCCACGGAGCAGGCTTCTGACAGTCGCCAGTCGGTTCCGTCTCGGTCGGGCGACGGTCACCCACGACGCGCTCGTCTCGCAGATTCGATCGTGTTTGGCATTCTCGGGGCGGTGTTTGCGACATGGGCGGTGCGTATCCCGGCGGTCAGTGGTTCGCTTGCACTTTCGGAAGGGGACATCGGGATCGCATTGCTCGGACTCGCGTTCGGGAGCATCATCGGACTGCTGACGAGTGGCGTTATCGTCACACACTACGGCGGTCGAAACGTCATTCGCGTCGGACTCGGTGTTTATAGCCTCGCACTCGTGGGAATCACAGTTACCGATGGGCTTGCAACGCTCGTTGGGGTGGCGCTCGTGTTCGGGTTCGGAAAGGGTGTGACCGATGTCGCGGCCAACGCTCAGGGCGTTCGCATCGAACGGGCCTATCCCGGCCAAATCATGGGGAGTTTCCACGCACTCTTTAGCGGTGGTGGATTGGTCGGTGCAGGATTCGGCGCGGTTGCGACCAGCGTCGGTCTCTCCGTTCGGATGCATTTCACGCTCGTCGGCGTCGTCCTGCTCGTTACCGGACTCGTAGCGAGCGTATGGTTGCTTCCGAAAGCCCCTGACGCAGGAACGGGACGTACTGTCGTACTGCCATCCCGAACCCTGATCGGCTTCTGTGTCATCGGCTTCTGTGCGCTGTTCATCGAGGGCGTCGGCAACGATTGGAGCGCCGTGTATCTCGAAACCAGTGCCGGTGGCACCGCAACTGTCGGTGCTCTCGGCTTCGCAGCGTTTTCCGGTACGATGATGCTCGGTCGGTTCCTCGCGGACCACGCCGTCGAACGTGCCAATCCGAAGCGATTCCTCCGCTTTACGGCGGTCGTCGCTGCCATCGGGATCGCACTGACGCTCGTGGCTCGACCGTTGATCACAGTGGTCGGGTTCGGAGTGTTGGGTCTCGGACTCGCTGGCATGATGCCGGTTGCGCTGAGTCTCGCAGCGTCCCACGATTCCGGGCTACCCACGGAACAGGCGATCGCCGCCGTTTCGACGGCAGGCTACGGCGGATTTGCAGTCGGTCCGGTGGTGATCGGTGCCATCGCGGAAGCGACCTCGTTGCGTGTCGCGTTCGTCCCTGCGCTCGGGCTGACCGTTCTCCTCGTTGGTGTCACGGGACTGCTCCCTACTGTCGTTCGGTCAGTCAGCGAGGGCGAGACGCCCGCCTGA
- a CDS encoding TrmB family transcriptional regulator produces the protein METDELIAVLEDAGLSPYQADAYATLLERGSAAASEIASTSGVPQPRIYDVLRALEEQGYVTVYDRDRLYARANSPNDALAGLKTAVQRYEAAIEEIETRYQEPEVTDSNVSLVQQLRTVFDHARDAIETAHDHIQVAATPSRFRALQPLLAEAYDRGVHVHLSLYSPADEALPFDRAAFEGVCTEVRRRELSGPFLVLVDREQACYATTDRLTQEYGVLVDDYTTAYVFHWYYLTRLWEVYETIYTDRNDQPPYSFVEITECIRALEPLLEGKERITGRIRGIVTESGRECQLTGEFIAVNYTGSQTDTEGTSLVKLAAEAQIHFQTEETVYTVGGRGAHREDIAGKRFTVDRID, from the coding sequence ATGGAGACCGACGAACTGATCGCCGTCCTCGAAGATGCTGGGCTGTCTCCATATCAAGCGGACGCGTACGCAACCCTACTGGAGCGGGGATCTGCGGCCGCGAGTGAGATCGCATCGACGAGCGGGGTTCCACAACCTCGAATTTACGACGTGCTCCGCGCGCTTGAGGAGCAAGGATACGTCACGGTGTACGACCGTGATCGGCTGTACGCTCGGGCAAACAGTCCGAACGACGCTCTTGCCGGACTCAAAACGGCCGTCCAGCGGTACGAAGCTGCGATCGAGGAGATCGAAACACGGTATCAGGAACCGGAAGTTACCGATAGTAACGTGAGCCTGGTCCAGCAGTTACGAACGGTGTTCGACCATGCCCGTGACGCCATCGAGACGGCCCACGATCACATTCAGGTGGCAGCTACGCCCAGCCGATTCAGGGCACTGCAGCCGCTGCTGGCGGAGGCCTACGACCGTGGTGTTCATGTGCATCTCTCGCTCTACTCGCCCGCCGACGAAGCGCTTCCGTTCGACAGAGCCGCGTTCGAGGGCGTCTGCACCGAAGTCCGGCGACGCGAACTCTCCGGTCCGTTCCTCGTGTTAGTCGACCGGGAACAGGCGTGTTACGCGACGACGGACCGGCTGACCCAAGAATACGGCGTCCTCGTGGACGATTACACGACGGCGTACGTTTTTCACTGGTATTACCTGACACGGCTTTGGGAGGTGTACGAGACGATTTACACCGATCGGAACGATCAGCCCCCATACTCGTTCGTCGAGATCACCGAATGCATTCGTGCCCTCGAACCCCTCCTCGAAGGGAAAGAACGAATAACGGGACGGATTCGTGGGATCGTCACCGAGTCCGGCCGGGAGTGCCAGCTCACGGGAGAGTTCATCGCCGTGAACTACACAGGGTCTCAGACCGATACGGAGGGTACATCCCTCGTGAAACTCGCTGCTGAGGCACAGATCCACTTCCAAACGGAAGAGACCGTCTACACTGTCGGCGGACGTGGTGCACACCGAGAAGACATCGCTGGCAAACGATTCACGGTCGATCGGATCGATTGA
- a CDS encoding DUF7504 family protein, with protein sequence MKHVSNTPNVSEPTRTGESFTATLMRLKRRGCCVLVTGQVDERVRAAQSRRLFGECDESRQRVLTLTDATPGLDAQYLPENITPTHSSVTELDYTDVVRDVAGTVDPAFEHSQPDIGLSGSMTGLGAILYDSVRETIRDDRTKPGELRLGIATLCVLLDTDGLSATETFIRALRTDILAVRGMGHFHLPGAPDSETLAALKSPIDIHIELRESNGIVEHQWHLLETDHLTDWLPLRR encoded by the coding sequence ATGAAACACGTTTCAAACACTCCGAACGTTTCGGAGCCAACACGTACTGGGGAATCGTTCACCGCTACACTCATGAGGCTCAAACGTCGTGGCTGTTGTGTGCTCGTGACTGGTCAGGTAGATGAACGGGTTCGAGCCGCCCAATCCCGTCGGCTCTTCGGTGAGTGTGATGAGTCTCGACAGCGCGTCCTGACGCTTACGGATGCGACACCGGGTCTCGACGCTCAGTATCTTCCCGAGAACATAACTCCGACCCATTCGAGCGTAACCGAGCTTGATTACACGGATGTCGTACGCGATGTCGCTGGTACGGTCGATCCGGCGTTCGAACACTCCCAACCGGATATCGGCTTGTCCGGGTCGATGACCGGACTCGGCGCGATCCTGTACGATTCAGTCAGAGAGACTATTCGAGACGACCGGACGAAACCGGGGGAGCTTCGGCTCGGCATCGCAACGCTTTGTGTTCTCTTGGATACCGACGGGCTTTCTGCGACTGAAACGTTCATCCGTGCCCTCCGAACTGATATCCTAGCGGTGCGCGGTATGGGCCACTTTCATCTCCCGGGTGCACCCGATTCTGAAACGCTCGCTGCGTTGAAATCGCCGATCGACATCCATATCGAACTTCGTGAGTCGAATGGGATCGTCGAACACCAGTGGCATCTGCTCGAAACGGATCATTTGACCGATTGGCTACCCCTCCGACGATGA